One Aphidius gifuensis isolate YNYX2018 linkage group LG5, ASM1490517v1, whole genome shotgun sequence genomic region harbors:
- the LOC122857746 gene encoding transmembrane protein 64, whose protein sequence is MDIITIENIESSSRPIKNSNIRCNCLSSNSLCYIAVTIATLGLLSAIVFLCKGYIKILLYWIEHQNLWIITIIVITLFTVVSFPIVIGYLFLIIASGYLFGIIRGIAMVVLGANLGIVIAHTTLSALSTKLPIGALLRSETALAILRVISGPQAFRVVLFARLTPIPFGLQNTIFAVSNVSGLRYHIASAIGLLPAQIINVYLGSSLRSMQDVLEDKSTAVTGYIVFVVQILVGVSLMVYVVQKARRELHYALLDADLASMNDNYHHAPISDIKGSLTSLIA, encoded by the exons atggatataataactattgaaaatattgaatcaaGTTCACGTCCAATAAAGAATTCAAATATACGTTGTAATTGTTTGAGTTCAAATTCATTATGTTACATTGCTGTTACAATTGCAACACTTGGATTATTAAGTGCAATTGTATTTCTCTGCAAAGGCTATATTAAAATACTATTATACTGGATTGAACATCAAAATTTAtggataataacaataattgttataacATTATTTACTGTTGTATCATTTCCAATTGTcattggttatttatttttaataatagcaagtggttatttatttggtattaTAAGAGGTATTGCAATGGTTGTGTTAGGTGCAAATTTAGGTATTGTTATTGCACATACAACACTATCAGCATTATCAACAAAGCTACCAATTGGTGCATTGTTGAGAAGTGAAACAGCTCTAGCAATATTACGAGTTATATCTGGACCACAAGCATTTAGAGTTGTTTTATTTGCAAGACTAACACCAATACCATTTGGTCTTCAAAATACTATATTTGCT gtgAGCAATGTTTCGGGTTTGAGATATCACATTGCAAGTGCAATTGGATTATTACCAgcacaaataattaatgtttatttggGAAGTAGTTTGAGATCAATGCAAGATGTACTTGAAGACAAATCAACAGCTGTTACTGGTTATATTGTATTTGTTGTTCAg aTTCTAGTTGGTGTATCTTTGATGGTTTATGTCGTTCAAAAAGCAAGACGTGAGTTACATTATGCTCTTCTTGATGCTGATCTTGCATCAATGAATGACAATTATCATCATGCACCAATATCAGATATTAAAGGATCACTTACATCTTTAATTGCGTAA
- the LOC122857748 gene encoding trypsin-like: protein MNAYPFLVTIRLRSEYLCSGSIINPLHIVSTASCVTSNKNIIYGNLQILSATDKQNYQQDHGNINDVSIVVIHPDYSPNNFWANDIGILKLTKSLPSNQVDGYITLPVSSTVYNTFSHLVLIGWEKFDESDSLQLSKLDVQLMLLKPCRKYFEQYGNLNNAQRCITSPLKTHRNIDYGDSGSPVVTSQQQNILGMVSLISPNPDHPVIITQILRHYTGWIINMLEKY, encoded by the exons ATGAACGCTTATCCATTTTTAGTAACAATTAGATTAAGAAGTGAATATTTATGCAGTGGCAGTATTATAAATCCATTACACATTGTCTCAACAGCCAGTTGTGTGAcatctaataaaaatatcatttatggAAATCTTCAAATTTTATCTGCAACGgacaaacaaaattatcaacaagaccatggaaatataaatgatgTTTCTATTGTTGTTATTCATCCAGACTATTCACCTAATAATTTTTGGGCAAATGATATTGGCATTTTaaag tTAACAAAATCATTGCCATCCAATCAAGTTGATGGATATATAACATTACCAGTATCATCAACCGTTTATAATACATTTTCACATTTAGTTTTAATTGGatgggaaaaatttgatgaaagtGATTCATTACAACTTTCAAAACTTGATGTTCaattaatgttattaaaaccATGCAGAAAATACTTTGAACAATATGGAAATCTTAATAATGCTCAACGTTGTATAACATCTCCATTAAAAACACATCGCAATATCGattat gGAGATAGTGGCAGTCCCGTTGTGACTAGTCAGCAACAAAACATTCTTGGAATGGTGTCTTTGATTTCACCAAATCCTGATCATCCTGTTATAATTACTCAAATTTTAAGACATTACACTGGCTGGATTATAAATatgcttgaaaaatattaa